One window of Halopelagius longus genomic DNA carries:
- the sufU gene encoding Fe-S cluster assembly sulfur transfer protein SufU — protein MGMGSDMYRQQILDHYKNPRNKGEMEDPTFTHTGENPSCGDTITMHVKLEDDGDTIDFVSFTGDGCAISQASASMLTQTLPGATLSELEAMDRDDIVDMLGVDISPMRIKCAVLAEKVAQDGAKLYEGEDIDIDRTTTEE, from the coding sequence ATGGGCATGGGCTCCGACATGTATCGGCAGCAGATTCTGGACCACTACAAGAACCCCCGGAACAAGGGCGAGATGGAGGACCCGACGTTCACCCACACCGGTGAGAACCCCTCCTGCGGCGACACCATCACGATGCACGTCAAACTGGAGGACGACGGCGACACCATCGACTTCGTCAGCTTCACCGGCGACGGGTGCGCCATCAGTCAGGCCTCCGCGAGCATGCTCACCCAGACGCTCCCGGGGGCGACGCTCTCGGAGCTCGAAGCGATGGACCGCGACGACATCGTCGACATGCTCGGCGTGGACATCTCGCCGATGCGAATCAAGTGCGCCGTCCTCGCGGAGAAAGTCGCACAGGACGGCGCGAAACTCTACGAGGGCGAAGACATCGACATCGACCGGACGACCACCGAAGAGTAA
- the radA gene encoding DNA repair and recombination protein RadA, with translation MAEDDLESLPGVGPATADKLIETGYESYQSIAVASPGELSNKADIGSSTASDIINAARDAADIGGFETGSMVLERREQIGKLSWRIPEADDLLGGGLETQSITEVYGEFGAGKSQVTHQMAVNVQLPREHGGLHGSCIFIDSEDTFRPERIDDMVRGLDDETLQATMDDRDIEGTPDDEAAMQELLDDILDKIHVAKAFNSNHQILLAEKAKELASKHEDTEYPVRLVCVDSLTAHFRAEYVGRGELAERQQKLNKHLHDLMRIGDLYNSIVLVTNQVASNPDSYFGDPTQPIGGNILGHTSTFRIYLRKSKGDKRIVRLVDAPNLADGEAVMRVQDGGLKPE, from the coding sequence ATGGCAGAAGACGATCTAGAGAGCCTCCCCGGCGTCGGTCCCGCGACGGCGGACAAACTCATCGAGACGGGATACGAGAGCTACCAGAGCATCGCGGTCGCGAGCCCCGGCGAACTGTCGAACAAGGCGGACATCGGCAGTAGCACGGCGTCGGACATCATCAACGCGGCCCGAGACGCGGCGGACATCGGCGGTTTCGAGACCGGGTCGATGGTCCTCGAACGGCGCGAACAGATCGGCAAACTCAGCTGGCGCATCCCCGAGGCCGACGACTTGCTCGGCGGCGGTCTGGAGACCCAGTCTATCACCGAGGTGTACGGCGAGTTCGGTGCCGGGAAGTCGCAGGTAACCCACCAGATGGCGGTCAACGTCCAGCTTCCGCGCGAACACGGCGGCCTCCACGGCAGCTGTATCTTCATCGACTCCGAGGACACGTTCCGCCCGGAGCGTATCGACGACATGGTCCGCGGTCTGGACGACGAGACGCTTCAGGCGACGATGGACGACCGCGACATCGAGGGGACGCCGGACGACGAAGCGGCGATGCAGGAACTCCTCGACGACATCCTCGACAAGATTCACGTCGCGAAGGCGTTCAACTCCAACCACCAGATCCTCCTCGCGGAGAAGGCCAAGGAGCTCGCCAGCAAGCACGAGGACACCGAGTATCCGGTCCGTCTGGTCTGCGTGGACTCTCTGACCGCTCACTTCCGCGCCGAGTACGTCGGCCGGGGCGAACTCGCGGAACGACAGCAGAAGCTCAACAAGCACCTCCACGACCTGATGCGCATCGGCGACCTGTACAACTCCATCGTCCTCGTGACGAATCAGGTCGCGTCGAACCCCGACTCGTACTTCGGCGACCCGACGCAACCCATCGGCGGGAACATCCTCGGGCACACCTCGACGTTCCGTATCTACCTCCGGAAGTCGAAGGGCGACAAGCGTATCGTCCGCCTCGTGGACGCGCCGAACCTCGCGGACGGCGAGGCGGTCATGCGCGTACAGGACGGCGGTCTGAAGCCCGAGTAA
- the pspAB gene encoding PspA-associated protein PspAB, producing the protein MGLFDSIRSVLGISAEADATRDADPEDLFGMSTAYLTMEADLGYDSVDAAALCFSSVDSTDFEQTVSEVEAILGAGEEETGTTFEVREDSHGWEWVVLEDDDPEDLVTSVHFAADEFIERGYGSRLLAAVFGFEKEGQRAYWIYSFRRGAYYPFAPERGKEQNERVLMKLESVLDGELEIEPDKEYWYPMWPDRTGGHPWE; encoded by the coding sequence ATGGGCCTGTTCGACTCCATCCGCTCCGTGCTCGGAATCAGCGCCGAGGCCGACGCGACGCGCGACGCCGACCCCGAGGACCTGTTCGGGATGAGCACCGCCTACCTGACGATGGAGGCGGACTTAGGCTACGACTCCGTCGACGCGGCGGCCCTCTGTTTCTCCTCCGTCGACAGCACGGACTTCGAACAGACCGTCTCCGAGGTTGAGGCCATCCTCGGCGCGGGCGAGGAGGAGACGGGGACGACGTTCGAGGTGCGCGAGGACTCCCACGGGTGGGAGTGGGTCGTCCTCGAAGACGACGACCCCGAGGACCTCGTCACGAGCGTCCACTTCGCCGCCGACGAGTTCATCGAACGCGGCTACGGGTCGCGCCTCCTCGCCGCCGTCTTCGGCTTCGAGAAGGAGGGCCAACGCGCGTACTGGATATACTCGTTCCGCCGCGGGGCGTACTACCCGTTCGCGCCGGAACGCGGCAAAGAGCAGAACGAACGCGTGCTGATGAAACTAGAGTCCGTCCTCGACGGCGAACTCGAAATCGAACCGGACAAGGAGTACTGGTACCCGATGTGGCCCGACCGCACCGGCGGCCACCCGTGGGAGTGA
- the htpX gene encoding zinc metalloprotease HtpX, whose protein sequence is MEWKRDWGLRGRMAFTMFLLFALYIVFVAVLVRTGYVVALPFVVLFLGAQFFFSDKLALYSMGAKEVSEEEYPELHATISRLSQQADLPKPKVAVADSRVPNAFATGRSQKSSAVAVTTGLLRTLDRDELEGVLAHELAHVKNRDVMVMTIASFLSTVAFMVVRWGFFFGGGNRDRQGGGVLVAVLASLVVWIISFFLIRALSRYREYAADRGAALITGRPSALASALQKISGRMDSVPKNDLREQSEMNAFFIIPIKSGFVGKLFSTHPSTENRIERLRQLEREMETA, encoded by the coding sequence ATGGAATGGAAACGGGATTGGGGACTGCGTGGGCGCATGGCGTTCACGATGTTCCTGCTCTTCGCCCTGTACATCGTCTTCGTGGCGGTGCTCGTGCGAACCGGGTACGTAGTCGCCCTCCCCTTCGTCGTGTTGTTCCTCGGCGCGCAGTTCTTCTTCAGCGACAAACTCGCGCTCTACAGCATGGGCGCGAAGGAGGTGTCCGAAGAGGAGTACCCCGAGTTGCACGCGACCATCTCGCGCCTCTCCCAGCAGGCGGACCTGCCGAAACCGAAGGTGGCAGTCGCCGACTCGCGCGTCCCGAACGCGTTCGCCACCGGACGGTCCCAGAAGAGTTCCGCCGTCGCCGTCACGACCGGTCTCCTCCGAACGCTCGATAGAGACGAGTTAGAGGGCGTCCTCGCGCACGAACTCGCGCACGTGAAGAACCGCGACGTGATGGTGATGACCATCGCGTCGTTCCTCTCGACGGTGGCGTTCATGGTCGTCCGCTGGGGCTTCTTCTTCGGCGGCGGCAACCGCGACCGGCAGGGCGGCGGCGTCCTCGTGGCCGTCCTCGCCTCCCTCGTGGTGTGGATAATCTCGTTCTTCCTCATCCGCGCGCTCTCGCGCTACCGCGAGTACGCCGCGGACCGGGGGGCGGCGCTCATCACCGGCAGGCCCTCCGCACTCGCCTCCGCCCTCCAGAAGATATCCGGGCGGATGGACAGCGTTCCGAAGAACGACCTGCGGGAGCAGTCGGAGATGAACGCGTTCTTCATCATCCCCATCAAGAGCGGGTTCGTCGGGAAGTTGTTCTCGACGCACCCCTCGACGGAGAACCGCATCGAGCGACTCCGCCAGCTCGAACGCGAGATGGAGACGGCCTGA
- a CDS encoding NAD-dependent epimerase/dehydratase family protein encodes METVVVTGAGGRSGRWIADALADEYEVVCVDIDHPGFEVDARANVDFRAADLTERGEALDLLAELAPDAVVHWAALPSPTRHAGGRVFETNTLATYNVLVGAGRAGARVVWASSESAYGFPFAEEKTLPDELPVTESHPLRPEDPYGASKVAGEEVAKMVTRRYGVPVAAVRPSWIQYPGEYNCRDVAESGDLSGGAGNFWSYVDVRDVASIVAAAVDADFEGHEAFHAAAGDNYLGRPTAEVVEEFFGGLPDDCAIDGEASALSTAKAAEYLDWEPEHSWREAESESVPGPSLTR; translated from the coding sequence ATGGAGACAGTCGTCGTCACCGGCGCTGGCGGTCGGTCCGGTCGTTGGATCGCGGACGCCCTCGCCGACGAGTACGAGGTGGTCTGCGTCGATATCGACCACCCCGGCTTCGAGGTGGACGCCCGCGCGAACGTTGACTTCCGCGCGGCGGACCTGACCGAGAGGGGCGAGGCGTTGGACCTCCTCGCGGAACTTGCCCCCGATGCGGTGGTCCACTGGGCCGCACTCCCCTCCCCCACGCGGCACGCGGGGGGACGCGTCTTCGAGACGAACACGCTCGCCACCTACAACGTCCTCGTGGGCGCGGGCCGCGCGGGTGCGCGCGTCGTCTGGGCGTCCAGCGAATCGGCCTACGGGTTCCCCTTCGCCGAGGAGAAGACGCTCCCCGACGAGTTGCCCGTCACCGAGTCGCACCCCCTGCGTCCGGAGGACCCCTACGGCGCGTCGAAAGTCGCGGGCGAGGAGGTTGCGAAGATGGTGACGCGGCGGTACGGCGTCCCCGTCGCCGCGGTTCGCCCGTCGTGGATACAGTATCCCGGCGAGTACAACTGCCGCGACGTGGCCGAGTCCGGCGACCTGTCGGGCGGCGCGGGCAACTTCTGGAGTTACGTGGACGTGCGCGACGTGGCGAGCATCGTCGCCGCCGCCGTAGACGCCGACTTCGAGGGCCACGAGGCGTTCCACGCCGCCGCCGGGGACAACTACCTCGGCCGCCCCACCGCCGAGGTGGTCGAAGAGTTCTTCGGCGGACTCCCCGACGACTGCGCGATAGACGGCGAGGCGTCGGCGCTCTCGACGGCGAAGGCGGCGGAGTACCTCGACTGGGAGCCCGAGCACTCGTGGCGCGAGGCGGAATCGGAGTCCGTGCCGGGGCCGTCGCTGACGCGGTGA
- a CDS encoding 60S ribosomal export protein NMD3, protein MSSGDFCPRCGDPVPERSEPLPGTPRERDEVLCNECYFEDFELVDAPDEIQVRVCSQCGAVHRGNRWVDVGARDYTDIAIEEVSESLGVHLKAEDVRWGIEAEQVDENSIRIHCTFSGVVRGTYVEEDVTVPVRISRETCQRCGRIAGGYYSSTVQVRANDRTPTKEEQARATEIAETYIAAREEKGDRDAFISEINQTPEGPDIKISTNQMGRGVSKRIVRELGGSFEEYPTLVTEDGDGNEVYRVTYAVRLPKFTPGEIIDPDDDDGGPVLVRSVQGNLKGVRLDTGEEYEARFEEGETPDARTLGTAEDAEETTVVTVEDEHSVQVLDPETYESKTIARPSYFDPDEATVPVLKSRAGLHILPSDAVETDAE, encoded by the coding sequence ATGAGTTCTGGCGACTTCTGTCCGCGCTGCGGCGACCCGGTTCCGGAGCGGAGCGAACCGCTCCCCGGGACGCCCCGAGAGCGAGACGAGGTGCTCTGTAACGAGTGCTACTTCGAGGACTTCGAGTTGGTAGACGCGCCCGACGAGATTCAGGTCCGCGTCTGCTCGCAGTGCGGGGCGGTCCATCGCGGCAACCGGTGGGTGGACGTCGGCGCGCGCGACTACACCGACATCGCAATCGAGGAGGTGAGCGAGTCGCTGGGCGTCCACCTCAAAGCCGAGGACGTGCGCTGGGGAATCGAGGCCGAACAGGTGGACGAAAACAGCATCCGCATCCACTGCACGTTCTCCGGCGTCGTCCGCGGCACGTACGTCGAGGAGGACGTGACGGTTCCCGTGCGCATCTCCCGCGAGACGTGCCAGCGGTGCGGTCGCATCGCCGGGGGATACTACTCCAGCACCGTCCAAGTGCGCGCGAACGACCGCACGCCGACGAAGGAAGAACAGGCGCGGGCCACCGAGATAGCCGAGACGTACATCGCCGCCCGCGAGGAGAAGGGCGACAGGGACGCGTTCATCTCGGAGATAAACCAGACGCCCGAGGGTCCGGACATCAAGATATCGACGAACCAGATGGGCCGCGGCGTCTCCAAGCGCATCGTCCGCGAACTCGGCGGGAGTTTCGAGGAGTACCCGACGCTCGTCACCGAGGACGGCGACGGCAACGAGGTGTACCGCGTCACCTACGCCGTGCGCCTGCCGAAGTTCACGCCCGGCGAAATCATCGACCCCGACGACGACGACGGCGGGCCCGTGTTGGTCCGCAGCGTCCAAGGGAACCTGAAGGGCGTCCGCCTCGACACCGGCGAAGAGTACGAAGCCCGGTTCGAGGAGGGCGAGACGCCCGACGCGCGGACGCTCGGAACCGCCGAGGACGCAGAAGAGACAACCGTCGTCACCGTCGAGGACGAACACTCCGTACAGGTGTTAGACCCCGAGACGTACGAGTCGAAGACCATCGCCCGGCCGTCGTACTTCGACCCCGACGAGGCGACGGTGCCGGTGCTGAAGAGTCGCGCCGGACTGCACATACTGCCGTCTGACGCGGTCGAAACGGACGCAGAATAG
- a CDS encoding DUF7317 family protein produces the protein MHTHALTTAMTLYRSGTLSLSEAAARAGRSEEELLVALKQHGIPVRDDSETAVPTGSGTRVGAD, from the coding sequence ATGCACACACACGCCCTGACCACGGCGATGACGCTGTACCGGAGCGGGACCCTCTCGCTCTCCGAAGCGGCCGCCCGCGCGGGGAGGTCCGAAGAGGAACTCCTCGTCGCGCTCAAGCAACACGGCATCCCCGTGCGAGACGACTCCGAAACCGCGGTACCGACCGGGTCGGGCACCCGCGTCGGCGCGGACTGA
- a CDS encoding ATP-dependent DNA helicase, with protein MDPSRILPSFPAPSYRGTQEQALRDIRDAFAAGNDVVLVRAPTGSGKSLLARSIAGAARTVEEAAPAEATDAYYTTPQVSQLDDVAEDELLDDLQVIRGKRNYTCIINGEEDTPVDRAPCARQKGFDCTVRHRCPYFSDRAIASNRQIAAMTLAYFMQTAGSDVFRKRDVVVIDEAHGLAEWAEMYATIDLNPRTVPVWDDVGVPDVTAADDPVERTVRFAEALMGVCKRAKDELLTKPELTPEEAARRDRLQELRSELKWFIEDYRDPESATTWVVDQPDGEGMSIKPLDPERYLHHTVWDRGNKFALLSATILNKEAFCRGVGLNPDDVALVDVEHTFPVENRPLYDVTRGKMTYEHRDETLPKVARVLVRLMAHHREEKGLVHCHSYAIQSELKRRLAQLGLGNRIRAHDRQNRDAELESWKATDDPDVFLSVKMEEALDLKGDLCRWQVICKAPYLNTNDTRVARRLEDGQWPWYRRAALRTVIQACGRVVRAPDDYGATYLADSSLLDLFERTRSDMPAWFREQVDRTTTPDLPEFDPEAAGARAGAGSGGLSNAGTASTSTRTGRSGGTRDTSSGAKGGDSRADGRSDSAASGSDSDGGRSKHPLSDVWGDG; from the coding sequence GTGGACCCCTCGCGCATCCTCCCTTCGTTCCCGGCCCCCAGTTACCGCGGAACCCAAGAGCAAGCCCTCCGCGACATCCGCGACGCGTTCGCCGCCGGAAACGACGTCGTGTTGGTGCGCGCGCCGACGGGGAGCGGGAAATCCCTCCTCGCGCGTTCCATCGCGGGCGCGGCCCGGACCGTAGAGGAGGCGGCCCCCGCGGAGGCGACGGACGCGTACTACACGACGCCGCAGGTGTCGCAACTCGACGACGTGGCCGAAGACGAACTCCTCGACGACCTGCAGGTCATCCGCGGGAAGCGCAACTACACCTGCATCATCAACGGCGAGGAGGACACGCCCGTCGACCGGGCGCCCTGCGCCCGACAGAAAGGGTTCGACTGCACCGTCCGCCACCGGTGTCCGTACTTCTCGGACCGCGCCATCGCCTCGAACCGACAGATAGCGGCGATGACGCTCGCGTACTTCATGCAGACCGCCGGCTCGGACGTGTTCCGTAAGCGTGACGTGGTGGTGATAGACGAGGCGCACGGACTCGCCGAGTGGGCGGAGATGTACGCCACCATCGACCTGAACCCGCGCACCGTCCCCGTCTGGGACGACGTGGGCGTTCCGGACGTGACCGCAGCCGACGACCCCGTAGAGCGGACGGTGCGGTTCGCCGAGGCCCTGATGGGCGTCTGCAAGCGCGCGAAGGACGAACTCCTCACGAAACCGGAACTGACGCCCGAGGAGGCGGCGCGGCGCGACCGGTTGCAGGAACTCCGCTCGGAGTTGAAGTGGTTCATCGAGGACTACAGAGACCCCGAGAGCGCGACGACGTGGGTGGTGGACCAACCCGACGGCGAGGGGATGAGCATCAAACCGCTCGACCCCGAGCGATACCTCCACCACACCGTCTGGGACCGCGGCAACAAGTTCGCCCTGCTCTCTGCGACGATTCTGAACAAGGAGGCGTTCTGTCGCGGCGTCGGCCTGAACCCCGACGACGTGGCCCTCGTGGACGTCGAGCACACGTTCCCCGTGGAGAACCGACCGCTGTACGACGTGACGCGGGGGAAGATGACGTACGAACACCGCGACGAGACGCTCCCGAAGGTGGCGCGCGTCCTCGTCCGACTGATGGCGCACCACCGCGAGGAGAAGGGACTCGTCCACTGCCACTCCTACGCCATCCAGTCGGAACTGAAGCGCCGCCTCGCGCAGTTGGGGCTCGGGAACCGAATCCGCGCCCACGACAGGCAGAACCGCGACGCCGAACTGGAGTCGTGGAAGGCGACGGACGACCCGGACGTGTTCCTCTCGGTGAAGATGGAGGAGGCGTTGGACCTGAAAGGTGACCTCTGTCGCTGGCAGGTCATCTGTAAGGCGCCGTACCTCAACACGAACGACACCCGCGTCGCGCGCCGCCTCGAAGACGGCCAGTGGCCGTGGTACCGCCGCGCCGCCCTCCGGACCGTCATCCAAGCGTGCGGGCGCGTCGTCCGCGCGCCCGACGACTACGGCGCGACGTACCTCGCGGATTCGAGTCTTTTGGACCTCTTCGAGCGAACCCGCTCGGACATGCCCGCGTGGTTCCGCGAACAGGTGGACCGCACGACGACGCCCGACCTCCCCGAGTTCGACCCCGAGGCGGCGGGCGCGCGGGCGGGTGCCGGGTCCGGCGGGCTATCGAACGCGGGAACCGCATCGACGTCGACGCGGACCGGTCGCTCCGGGGGGACTCGCGACACCTCCTCGGGAGCGAAGGGCGGCGACTCTCGCGCCGACGGCCGGTCCGACTCCGCCGCGTCCGGTAGCGACTCAGACGGCGGTCGCTCCAAACACCCGCTCTCGGACGTGTGGGGCGACGGTTAG
- a CDS encoding bacterio-opsin activator domain-containing protein — MTDETTLTILLIEDNPGDARYIREILREATELPERTAEAGSGASASVGAEQVTRERAEPTVIRESRLEPGIERLDSDPPDVVLLDLDLPDSTGLDTLSAVLERTEETPVVVLTGLRDRQTGMEALRRGADEYLVKDEINADILTRSIFHTMERNEQERQLRQQREQLAALNQLNSVVQDITGAVLRQSSREEIERLVCERLAETESYLFAWIGGVERANPGVTVQAEAGTGDYLDEVDVTYDDSETGQGPTGRAIQTKEMQVVQHVLEDPDFEPWRDTAVEYGVRSSAAIPIVHDGILYGVLNVYSARPEAFGGEEREVVGTLGDIVGHAIAAIERKEALISDNVVEIEFEIRNIFDSLGGGSGSGTITLDRTIRVDEDHFLTYGSADEEGRETLQKVVEALPSWDSVSEVGERDGMTRFSVRLTDPPVVALVASQGGRVREAKIEDGDYRVVVHLPQGADVRRVVDGVQEAYPDARVIAQRHTTRTERSDGEATNPLDNLTERQRSVLESAFYGGFFEWPRESSGKEIAETLGISAPTFTQHMRAAEQKIMSSLLGE; from the coding sequence ATGACGGACGAGACGACGCTCACGATCCTCCTGATAGAAGACAACCCCGGCGACGCTCGCTACATCCGCGAGATCCTCCGAGAGGCCACCGAACTCCCGGAACGGACGGCGGAGGCGGGCTCCGGTGCCAGCGCAAGCGTCGGTGCCGAGCAGGTGACGCGCGAACGCGCCGAACCGACGGTGATACGCGAGTCGCGCCTCGAACCGGGGATAGAACGACTGGACAGCGACCCACCGGACGTGGTCCTCCTCGATTTGGACCTCCCGGACAGCACCGGTCTCGACACGCTCTCGGCGGTGCTCGAACGGACGGAGGAGACGCCGGTCGTCGTCCTCACGGGACTCCGCGACAGACAGACGGGGATGGAGGCGCTCCGTCGCGGGGCCGACGAGTACCTCGTCAAAGACGAGATTAACGCGGACATCCTGACCCGCTCCATCTTCCACACGATGGAGCGGAACGAACAGGAGCGACAGCTCAGACAACAGCGCGAACAGTTGGCCGCGCTGAACCAACTGAACAGCGTCGTCCAAGACATCACGGGGGCCGTCCTCCGACAGTCCTCCCGCGAGGAGATAGAGCGGCTGGTCTGCGAGCGCTTGGCCGAAACCGAGTCGTACCTGTTCGCGTGGATAGGCGGCGTCGAACGCGCGAATCCGGGCGTAACCGTGCAGGCCGAAGCCGGAACTGGGGACTATCTCGACGAGGTAGACGTCACCTACGACGACAGCGAAACCGGGCAGGGTCCCACCGGACGGGCCATCCAGACGAAGGAGATGCAGGTGGTCCAACACGTCCTCGAGGACCCCGACTTCGAACCGTGGCGAGACACCGCCGTGGAGTACGGCGTCCGGTCGTCGGCGGCGATACCCATCGTCCACGACGGTATCCTCTACGGCGTGTTGAACGTCTACTCGGCCCGCCCGGAGGCATTCGGCGGCGAGGAACGGGAGGTCGTCGGCACACTCGGCGACATCGTCGGTCACGCCATCGCCGCCATCGAACGGAAGGAGGCGCTCATAAGCGACAACGTCGTCGAGATAGAGTTCGAGATTCGGAACATCTTCGACTCCCTCGGCGGCGGCTCCGGGTCGGGGACGATAACGCTCGACCGGACGATTCGCGTGGACGAGGACCACTTCCTCACGTACGGCTCCGCCGACGAGGAGGGCCGCGAGACCCTCCAGAAGGTCGTCGAGGCGCTCCCGTCGTGGGACTCCGTCTCGGAGGTGGGCGAACGCGACGGCATGACGCGCTTCTCGGTCCGACTCACCGACCCGCCGGTGGTGGCGCTTGTCGCCTCGCAGGGCGGCCGCGTCCGCGAGGCGAAGATCGAGGACGGCGACTACCGGGTGGTCGTCCACCTGCCGCAGGGCGCCGACGTGCGCCGCGTCGTAGACGGCGTACAGGAGGCGTACCCCGACGCGAGGGTCATCGCCCAGCGACACACCACGCGAACCGAGCGCTCGGACGGCGAGGCGACGAACCCCCTCGACAACCTCACGGAACGCCAGCGCTCGGTGCTGGAATCCGCCTTCTACGGCGGGTTCTTCGAGTGGCCGCGCGAGAGTTCCGGCAAGGAGATCGCCGAGACGCTGGGCATCTCCGCGCCGACGTTCACCCAGCACATGCGCGCCGCGGAGCAGAAGATTATGTCCTCGCTTCTGGGCGAGTGA
- a CDS encoding response regulator codes for MSKSNGGPIDILLVEDNPGDVRLTQEAFKEGQIRNDLHVVRNGEAALDFLYQRGEYEDAPRPNLVLLDLNLPKVSGMEVLDEIKDDASLRRIPIIILTGSKAEEDIIRGYELQSNAYLTKPVDPDEFIELVRSFEEFWFTLVHLPPSREYQ; via the coding sequence GTGAGCAAATCGAACGGGGGCCCGATAGATATCCTCCTCGTCGAGGACAACCCCGGCGACGTTCGTCTCACGCAGGAGGCGTTCAAGGAGGGACAGATACGCAACGACCTGCACGTCGTTCGGAACGGCGAGGCCGCCTTGGACTTCCTCTACCAACGCGGCGAGTACGAGGACGCTCCGCGCCCCAACCTCGTCCTCTTGGACCTGAACCTGCCGAAGGTAAGCGGGATGGAGGTCCTCGACGAAATCAAGGACGACGCGTCACTGCGGCGCATTCCGATCATAATCCTCACTGGTTCGAAGGCCGAAGAAGACATAATACGGGGCTACGAACTGCAGTCGAACGCCTACCTCACCAAACCGGTCGATCCCGACGAATTCATCGAGCTCGTCCGGTCGTTCGAGGAGTTCTGGTTCACGCTCGTTCACCTCCCTCCATCACGAGAGTACCAATGA
- a CDS encoding DUF7561 family protein has product MTTEPCDGCRKAVRIAGGIGDFWSFETSSTGGITLELDDGGEFFLCYDCIEQLPDDRTVTSDDVSAL; this is encoded by the coding sequence ATGACGACGGAACCGTGCGACGGGTGCAGGAAGGCGGTCCGAATCGCCGGCGGCATCGGCGACTTCTGGAGTTTCGAGACGAGTTCGACCGGCGGCATCACGCTCGAACTCGACGACGGCGGCGAGTTCTTCCTCTGTTACGACTGCATCGAACAACTGCCCGACGACAGAACCGTGACGAGCGACGACGTGAGTGCGCTGTAA
- a CDS encoding YkgJ family cysteine cluster protein has product MRVDCEGCAGCCLDWRPLAAEGGGGRRGPREPLDDVYNLVPLTRDEVVAFVERGVGDAMVPRMWAAAEEREGGVEVDGVDVAAIGGRPAFFVGLRKPPKPVGPFGHSRRWLRSCIFLDPETLQCRIHGDDEYPDECAEYPGHNLALDQETECERVESAFGGERLLDDEAPEGQRGLLLGPQAVGSKVFTHPDPGRLDGVVERMRRGDLTPEDRAEFVGVAAGSHAGSLEVNEDRAEQTREEVLAADSWVGESIAEWTELAGELGDEADAHLDVEESRGAPKTPGWDAVDGD; this is encoded by the coding sequence ATGCGCGTTGACTGCGAAGGGTGCGCCGGTTGCTGTCTCGACTGGCGACCGCTAGCGGCCGAGGGCGGCGGCGGTCGGCGCGGCCCGCGGGAACCGCTAGACGACGTGTACAACCTCGTCCCCCTCACCCGCGACGAGGTGGTCGCGTTCGTCGAACGCGGCGTCGGCGACGCGATGGTCCCCCGGATGTGGGCCGCCGCCGAGGAACGGGAGGGGGGCGTCGAGGTAGACGGCGTGGACGTCGCCGCCATCGGCGGCCGCCCGGCGTTCTTCGTCGGCCTCCGAAAACCGCCGAAACCCGTCGGGCCGTTCGGTCACTCGCGGCGGTGGCTCCGGTCCTGTATCTTCCTCGACCCGGAGACGCTCCAGTGCCGCATTCACGGCGACGACGAGTACCCCGACGAGTGCGCGGAGTACCCCGGCCACAACCTCGCTCTCGACCAAGAGACGGAGTGCGAACGCGTCGAGTCCGCGTTCGGCGGCGAGAGACTGCTTGACGACGAGGCCCCCGAGGGACAACGTGGACTGCTCCTCGGCCCGCAGGCGGTCGGTTCGAAGGTGTTCACTCACCCCGACCCGGGTCGCCTCGATGGCGTCGTCGAACGGATGCGCCGCGGCGACCTGACGCCCGAGGACCGCGCGGAGTTCGTCGGCGTCGCCGCCGGGTCGCACGCGGGGTCGTTGGAGGTGAACGAGGACCGGGCCGAACAGACCCGCGAGGAGGTCTTAGCCGCCGATTCGTGGGTCGGTGAGTCGATAGCGGAGTGGACGGAACTCGCGGGCGAACTCGGGGACGAAGCGGACGCGCACCTCGACGTGGAGGAGTCCCGCGGCGCGCCGAAGACGCCGGGGTGGGACGCGGTGGACGGCGATTAG